One window of Triticum dicoccoides isolate Atlit2015 ecotype Zavitan chromosome 5A, WEW_v2.0, whole genome shotgun sequence genomic DNA carries:
- the LOC119297885 gene encoding uncharacterized protein LOC119297885 isoform X2: protein MAPRGGYTVEGGSSITSMDLGHGSVESGESLQPEHRIVDEPSKDILDPEFYGIDTSSAHRCIHGMHPAKKVAFVYAATGRRFLGCPLSGDDMCHWFLWIDEPWGPVLSRSIKNLWDQTSRVADRAAMLETKKKEMEHAYLDLWTERSNMEIEHEQVVNGLKNRLVDNEIKMSRRLDFHIKLCVASISSAVTLASVLAYVLSTLT, encoded by the exons ATGGCGCCTAGGGGCGGCTACACAGTAGAAGGAGGAAGCTCAATAACGTCCATGGATCTAGGCCACGGGAGTGTTGAATCAGGCGAATCTCT CCAGCCGGAACACCGTATTGTGGATGAACCTTCAAAAGATATTCTGGATCCGGAGTTCTACGGCATAGACACGTCCTCTGCACACAGATGCATTCACGGAATGCATCCAGCAAAAAAAGTTGCGTTCGTCTACGCAGCCACAGGGAGGAGGTTCCTAGGATGCCCTCTCTCG GGAGATGATATGTGCCACTGGTTCTTGTGGATTGATGAACCATGGGGTCCAGTACTTAGCCGTTCAATAAAAAACCTATGGGATCAAACTTCTCGGGTCGCTGACAGAGCAGCAATGTTGGAGACAAAGAAGAAGGAAATGGAGCACGCTTACTTAGATCTTTGGACTGAAAGAAGCAATATGGAGATAGAACACGAGCAGGTTGTCAACGGTTTGAAGAACAGATTAGTTGACAATGAGATTAAGATGTCCAGGAGGTTGGATTTTCACATTAAGTTGTGTGTGGCATCTATTTCTTCAGCTGTTACTCTAGCTTCAGTGCTGGCTTATGTTCTATCTACATTGACATAG
- the LOC119297885 gene encoding uncharacterized protein LOC119297885 isoform X1, translating to MAPRGGYTVEGGSSITSMDLGHGSVESGESLQPEHRIVDEPSKDILDPEFYGIDTSSAHRCIHGMHPAKKVAFVYAATGRRFLGCPLSGDDMCHWFLWIDEPWGPVLSRSIKNLWDQTSRVADRAAMLETKKKEMEHAYLDLWTERSNMEIEHEQVVNGLKNRLVDNEIKMSRRLDFHIKLCVASISSAVTLASVLAYVLSTLT from the exons ATGGCGCCTAGGGGCGGCTACACAGTAGAAGGAGGAAGCTCAATAACGTCCATGGATCTAGGCCACGGGAGTGTTGAATCAGGCGAATCTCTTCAG CCGGAACACCGTATTGTGGATGAACCTTCAAAAGATATTCTGGATCCGGAGTTCTACGGCATAGACACGTCCTCTGCACACAGATGCATTCACGGAATGCATCCAGCAAAAAAAGTTGCGTTCGTCTACGCAGCCACAGGGAGGAGGTTCCTAGGATGCCCTCTCTCG GGAGATGATATGTGCCACTGGTTCTTGTGGATTGATGAACCATGGGGTCCAGTACTTAGCCGTTCAATAAAAAACCTATGGGATCAAACTTCTCGGGTCGCTGACAGAGCAGCAATGTTGGAGACAAAGAAGAAGGAAATGGAGCACGCTTACTTAGATCTTTGGACTGAAAGAAGCAATATGGAGATAGAACACGAGCAGGTTGTCAACGGTTTGAAGAACAGATTAGTTGACAATGAGATTAAGATGTCCAGGAGGTTGGATTTTCACATTAAGTTGTGTGTGGCATCTATTTCTTCAGCTGTTACTCTAGCTTCAGTGCTGGCTTATGTTCTATCTACATTGACATAG